The Mangifera indica cultivar Alphonso chromosome 19, CATAS_Mindica_2.1, whole genome shotgun sequence nucleotide sequence TTAGTGGAATGATATGTGATGAAAATTACAGCAATTTCTCGCAGTTAATGTTACAAATACTATTAGTTTCGCGAATTTTTCCTTTTcagtttcttttatttgtatatgaCAAATTTTGTGATAAATCAGTCCCTGTAACAGTGCTGTACTCTACGCGATATATTAGTAAAGAACTTCAGTTGCCTAGTTTTTGCTGTTGATTTTGGGGAGTAGGTGAATTGGAAAaggaattatatattttgtcttATGAAGGGTTGCAGTGTGTATTGTTGTTAAAGTAATGGTTCATTCAAACTTTGATGGGTTAATTTTTGTTGGAGTGATTTTGGTTGTGAGTAATTTGTGTGTCGACGTTCTTTCTTAACTGCTTTTTTTAGATATGTTCACAAGAAGTTTAGTCAGCAGTATAAAGCTACAATTGGTGCTGATTTTGTTACTAAAGAACTCCAAATTGATGACCGTCTTGTCACTCTGCAGGTATGTTTTCCTTTTGGTAGAAtggaatttatttgttttgtgtagttttatatgaatttattagTTACAGATACACATGATGTTTAATGGCTTTGTCTTGTATTCATAGATATGGGACACAGCTGGGCAAGAGAGATTTCAGAGTCTTGGGGTTGCTTTCTATAGAGGGGCAGATTGCTGTGTACTAGTTTATGATGTCAATGTAATGAAGTCATTTGATACACTTGACAATTGGCATGAGGAGTTTCTTAAGCAGGTTTGTagtattctttctttttatttttttaatttcaattttttgtgcTCAAAACATGCTTCTCAGGTCAATGTGATTTACATTATCGTCTGACTAATAATGTATTGTTGAATTTTAGAAgcataatatattatcttatgcTACTTGCTTGACACTTAAAATTACTCCTTGAGGACTTTCGGGGATGAAAGGTGTGAGTGCAGCTGGTGATTGCCTTTCCATTCACTTAAGCCTTCTTATCCTTGATGATAGCAGGTTTTGATTTACACTAATTTTTAGAACTTCAGAGAGATATTGTGAAATActgaaaattgttattatagTCGCTGCTAGTTACATTATTCCCTTATACTTTGATTCAACACGCTGCTAGCCATTAACCAGTATATGCGTTGAATCATCTGGCTTTTCTTGAAATCCTGCTGCTGTATGTTGTGGCATGAATTTTACACAGTTAGATTGAAGAAAAGCATGATAATCTTATCTATCTTTTCTTTTGATTACTCCATTTCTTTGAATAAATGATTCATTCTATTTAATGTTTGTCTAGATGTATACCAActctttatgaattttaatggCTAATTCATggtttccttttttctttttggttgatTTGCAAATTTGtacatttttgtttgaattttcttgGAAGATgccttcttctttaattttgaatgttAATACGATTCACGTTGTCATGACATCCAGGCAAATCCAGCTGACCCCAGGATATTTCCATTTATATTACTTGGGAACAAGATTGATATTGATGGTGGGAACAGCCGAGTGGTAAGGATACAATCTCAGTGCTGCCTAAAATTCCTCAATTTGTTCATtcttatttaatcaaatttatttctcCACAGGTGTCTGAGAAGAAAGCAAAGGACTGGTGCACCTCCAAAGGGAACATTCCTTACTTTGAGACCTCTGCAAAAGAGGATATCAATGTTGATGCTGCATTCTTGAGTATAGCTAGAACTGCTCTAGCCAATGAGCATGACCAGGACATGtaagtttatattaaatgatactTTCATGTGTGAATCAGATTTACCTCTTGCATGATcttttaatatacatttattaaCTGTTATATGTATTAGAAATTAGGTGGAAGAAATGTGAAATCTTCATGGACAGGTCATAGGTGACAAACATTTCAAACACCTTTAGATAGGGATTAATTGAGATATGGATCTGATTAATCTTATAACAAATTGTCATGGGTAGGAAtgatattacatatatttttattattattttgtggaaaaaaaaaaaaaaaagtatttgcTTTAAGTATCCATTGTCCTATTGTCCCTTTACCAGTTTAAGAACTCTGTGTGAGTGTTAACTCAAGTAGACATAACTGTCATGTGAACCTTATTTTGGAAACAAGTAggcttttatttttaagtagCAAAAAGATGAAGTTacacaatttatttttacttgtgGTTAATTCTCAGTAGTTGAGCTTAGAAAGCATGTATCCTTTGCTACTTGTCTGCTTGtttccaaatatattttttgtgttttctatACATGTTTGCAAATTATGATTCTATGGCTTTTTCACCTTGCATGTTCTTTTAcaaagttatattattattgttctatTGGGTGGTCTAACCTCATTTTAGCATTCTGTAGAAAgctaatgaaaaataaaaagggatCTATGTTTTTTGTTCTGTTTTAATAGTGATGGGTTTTTCGatgttctcttttctttcttggtAGAGTCCACGAGTTATGATGTTTATTTTCATATCTGTAGTGCCTACAATTTGTGAGATTTACTAACTTCTCTGGAGATTCATTCCTCTTTTTGAAGTCACACTGAGAGCATGTTGTTTTTGTTAACAGTTTATGAGAATATGCCTGAAATCTTCTTTGAAATATTCTTGAACAAGGTGGTCTTTGATGGTTGGCATAAAAGTTtttgtatatcatc carries:
- the LOC123202590 gene encoding ras-related protein Rab7, producing MSVRRRTLLKVIVLGDSGVGKTSLMNQYVHKKFSQQYKATIGADFVTKELQIDDRLVTLQIWDTAGQERFQSLGVAFYRGADCCVLVYDVNVMKSFDTLDNWHEEFLKQANPADPRIFPFILLGNKIDIDGGNSRVVSEKKAKDWCTSKGNIPYFETSAKEDINVDAAFLSIARTALANEHDQDIYFQGIPEAVSETEQRGGCAC